TATACACTGAATGCTCtatcaaaatttacaaaaccaaatcaaatccCATTTTTATATATCCTATTATGAATAATTCTTGATTAAGATGATAATAAAAATCACTCATTAAAAATTTGGCTAAGTGACATGAGAGAGAAACAGAGCTTCTTGCCTTATTCTTTTCTAGGTGATGACAGGGGCGCATTGAAAAGAGAGCTACATAATTAAACATGGCCGGAACTAATTTAACAAAGTAGTCAATTgcatccaccaaaaaaaaaaaaaaaagtagtcaaTTGCATAAGACCAGCCCCTACAAATGTGCTTGATAGATTCTTTGTCTCCCTCTTGTGAAATTGGTATGCCTAGGCATTGAAGCAAAGCTTGGAACCTTAGCTATAAAAGAAGTAACGACGGAATATCTTGACTTCTCAGGTCCCAAGTATATGAATATCAACGTGCATGCATCTTGagaaatttatgaaattcaatggAGGTTTGTGCTTAAAATCTGCTAGCATATTGAATAGAAAACCCATAACTCTGACCTCAGAAATACAACCTGATATATTTTCATCTTGAGAAATGTTAACAGATGCACAAAGGTAATAGCTTAGAaactaattttagaaatattatataaaaatatgatatagtaataatttattttataacattttatatttttataaaagttgtgaaaatatttttaatataactttttaactattaccttaaaatcactcgttAATACTATCCTTCAAAATATAATACAAGATGCATCCGGTGATTTTTTTCATGTCTTATTACGAAGTTGAGTCAGGTGACATATGTATTCTATAAAAGTGGCATGCCTAGCCTAGGTATTTGGGCAAAGCTTGGAATACCTAGCATAAATGCAGAGGGAGAAAGAGACATGTCCAAAGAAGTAACCACGACGTACCTTCACTTCTCGTGTCCCAAGTATATAAACCTGCATCTTGACAAATTAATGGAAATGGAAGTTTGTGCTCAAAATTTAGTCGCATGTTGAATAAAAAACCCGTAACTCTAATCACAGAAACAAAACTATACTgaatattttaacattttactGAGAACAGAACACGAGAGGATAATACTACTCTTGCATCATTATTCTCTTTCACATCGTAAAAACCCCATAAGACTCACacaccattttattttatatttttttaacgaTAATTAAGATATGTAGGGTATAAAAACTAGGGCCTAGGGCCTaaatacatttatataaaagaagTCAGTGGCAAGAAGACAAATTATTTTGCCAATCCATACGCTTAATTTGCATGCTTATGGTATGGTATCATGCTTTCACACATAACCCTTTCTTTTAAGGAATTCAGAAGTGAGAGGTGTCTTAGTTCCTATGGTACCGTGTTCCACTGGTCTTGATCATGGGAACAAATTTGTATCAAGTAATCAAGGGGACTCATGGTGAAAATTGAACTTAAAATATTTGAGTTTACACTTCATCTCAAGCCTTTAGCTACTAAATTACAGCATGACGggtccataaaaattaaaataaatagtttttttaattctctcccCAGCTATACTATAAAGATAAAGCATAACTCATgttagccaaaaataaaaagatgcatAACCTACGttagccaaaataataataataataaataaaataattaaatttacaatttattattagtttatgtATTTATAATAAATGGTTGTTGGTGATGGTATCAATAAGTGATTCTAAGTTTGAAATATGTCTCCAATTTAACTTAATTACATTTAATGTTAAAAAgttgatatcattttttttttaagtgactGAGGGACTATTcgaaatttatataaatatctCTATCAGAAATACTAACAAATGCGACTTGACCTAAAGTccatatattaaatatttaatgatTATATAGATGTCTCTATCTGAAACAGTTTTgcctttaattttgttttcaaattgaaattctaacTCTGCCGCCGATGGATTGTAGGAAATTAACCATGAATGATGCTTCCACATCACATTCACCGTGAGGCAAACACGTGCAGATCTTTGGGTAAAGAAGGGCAAAGATCAAACCAAACGAGTTATTGAGTAGTCCAAGTGCCCTTATTTTGTTTATGAGTGTATTGTATGGGATCAAAAAGGGcagtaattaaattcatatttccTCATTATCTTAAGAAAGTGATAGTTTGTAGCTGGGGAAGTGGACagccattattttcttttagttgCAGCAGCGAAATGGAAGTTTTATCGAGGATAagatttttgtttaatggtatTGACTAATTTCTTCTATTAAGTGGACCATTATCCAAATCCCATCTCCTCATTTACTAtaacaattgaattaaaaaagaaaattaaagaagaagattACACCTTTTCAAAggattatatatacatatgtatgCTTCAAATCCCATGAAGGCATGAACCACTTggacataatttatttataattaaaagatAACCACAAAACCCAATGATAATTATATATGATTAACATCAAAAGTAAATGATTGATTAAATTACCAACATATACAATGGGGGTATTTCAATTACCGGTAAGGCTTTGTAATGAACTCAATGCTATGTGTGCTAGATTTTGGTGGCGGCAAGTTGGTAATGAAATGAAGATTCATTGGAGGAATTGGGATATACTTGCTACATCCAAGAAAGAGGGGTATAGATTTTCGTGATATTCGAAGCTTCAATTTGACGATGTTAGCTAAACAAGGATAGAGGTTGATGCAAGGGCAAGAGTCATTGCTGTTTAGATGATTCAAAGCAAATATTTTCCAAGATGTGACTTTTTAGATGCGGTGAATGTACCAAACAGCTCCTACGTTTGGAAAAGTATTTTGGCTGCCCAAGGAATTTTGGAGAGAGGTTATTGCTGGAAGGTTGGAGATGCATCAGCAATTCGGGCTACTAAGGATAGATGGATACCACAGCACCCAACAAACAAGGTGATTCATACTGTTCCAGATGAGGAGTGGGAATGGAGAGTGGCAGAACTAATTGATTGGTCTACCCATACTTGGGATAGTCAACTTATTGAGGAGAAATTTCATTGTGATGATGCAGCTGCTATACTCCGAATTCCACTGAGTCGGAGACACATTCAGGATTCCATTTACTGGATACACAACAGGGAGGGTGAGTATACAGTCAAATCCGGTTACAAAATAGCCAGGCAGATTGTGAGGGAGGAAAACATGTAGGGGGAATGTTCCAATACAAGGATGAGTGACTTGGTGTGGAGCACGCTATGGAGACTTCATATTCCAAACAAACTTAAGATATTTGGTTGGCGAGTTTGTCATGACATATTACCCACACGTGAAAATCTGGCACGAAAAAGAATTATTGAAGACCGGACCTGTGAAATTTGTACAAGAGGAGATGAATCTGCATTACATGTGCTGTGGGAGTGCAGTGTGGCCCAAGATGTGTGGGCAGGAAGTATTAGGAAGCTGCAGAAGGGAATTTGTGAAGTTCGTGAGATTAGACAGTTGGTGGAGAGTATGATACATAAACTAAATTTGGAGGAGCTCGAGCTATTTTTTGTGCAGGCATGGCTTATATGGTCCCAGCGAAATTTGGTGCTACACGGAGGGAAGTTGCAGGATCCAACTCGGCTGGTTCAGAGAGCAGAGGATTTTTTGAAGGAATATAGAGAAGACCAGGTTCAGTAGGTGACTTCTTCGAGCATCCCGAGAATATCAAGGTGGCGACCACCAGTAGCTAACGGCTTCAAACTTAACTTCGATGCTGCTATATTTCAGGATATACCTGCGACGGGGATCGGAGCTGTTATAAGGAATGATTCGGGGGAGGTTATGGCGGCCATCTCTGCAAAAGGCCCAGCGGTGTTTGACAGTGAGGAGGCCGAAGTGCTCGCATGCAGGAAGGCTGTGGAATTTGCAGTGGACTCGGGCTTCTATAGTGTGATTATTGAGGGCGATAACTGCACTGTAATGAACTCCATCCAATCCATGTCCAGGACGCGAGCCAACATCTCTAAACTGGGTCACTTCTATGAAGATATAGGCTGCATTATTTTGGGCCTACAGGAAGTTTCCATTAGTTGTGTGAGTCGGTCAGCGAATACTGTAGTGCATTCTCTAGCTAGACACGCTAGAATTATTGAGGATGAGGTTGCATGGTTGGAGCTGGTATAtggtgtacccggcatatatgccgggtacaacATATAATTTTCGGTATGATTGGGGGAAATTCCTCCACTTGTACTACAAGTATTGTATGAAGATTCTtagtttatttaaataaaagtgAGGCCCAcattcaaaaaaaacaaaaaaaaattacccactTAACGTTGTCatataattattcaataagTCATACAATTCCAAATCACTAAAAACACACGTAAATGATTCATTGAATTACCATTCAATGTCTCATTCAAATTAGAttgaaattgaaacaaaaattattttatcatctATTTTATGTAACGTGCTTATGGTTTTGATCACATATTTTTATTGGTGAGTCGCTCAATCAACTCATCCAATTTCTTATGAGACCCACCTTATAAGTAGctaaattactttttatttaacaaggatcaagaataaaattgaaaattgcaaaaacacgtaaacaaattacacatAAATTACTTGTAAAAACAAGTTACACATAGAAGCATTTGTGAAACAGAAATAGGAgatacattttttaattaaagagatATAGAGGTTTGATCacatatttttattagtgagCCGCTCAATCAGCTCGTCTAATTGCTTACGAGAACCACCTTTCTCCACAGAATGCCACGCCAATTGCCCCAATTCTTGTGCCCTCTCCTTAACCTTCCTTCCCTTTACACCTTCCATCAACTCCTTCACTCTCTCACAAATCACACCCCTTTCAATGGTCGTGATTTTCTCACCTCCAACATCTCTTTGTGGGACCACTAACCCAAAACCCAATCCCATTGTTACGAGTTTAGCATTCAAGGCTTGCTCACTAATATCAAGCATAGGCCAGGTCAAAAGTGGAACCCCATTTGCCAAGCTCTCCAACACTGAGTTCCAACCACAATGACTCAAAAACCCACCTATTGAAGGGTGTGCTAGTATGCTTCGTTGCTCCACCCAATCATATACAACCAACCCTTCTTCTTTCACTCTCTTAGTCCATCCATCTGGTGGAGCCCAAGTCTTTGATCTCACAACCCAAATGAAAGGATGGCCTGCCATCTCCAACCCAAAAGCAATCTCATCCATCTGATCATTTGACAAATGCGTTTGTGTACCAAATGAAACATAAATCACACTGCCTGATTCATTAGATTCAACATACTTATCTAGCCACTTGATGTATGAAGCATCCAATTCTTGATCAAGTTGATCATAGTAGAGAAGTGGTCCCACACAATAAGTTTTGGCTTCATTGAAATAGTTGGATTCAAGTGCTCCAACATATTCACCTTCAATCTCTTCAAAGCTATTAACAATTACAGCCCAACTATTGGCATCCGCTTCTGCAAGCTCCATTGTAAGACACACAGAAGGGTCATTTGGATCAGCATTTAAAAGCATCTCAGGGATGTCACCTTTGTTCAAAGTGAACGGAAATTTCAGCACAGAAAAATCTATAGGATCCAAAAGTGACAAATCCTTAACATCGGGGACATGCAAAGAAGGAGATTTGCAGATAACCATAGCAAACACGCCCATTCCATCAGAGACAATACGTGGAATATCAAATAAATGACCTGACTCAAGTGTCCAACCGAGGAAAAAGTCAGAGATAACACAAATTGAAGGACACCCACCGTCAATCATGTTTCTAAGAACATCCTCAAAagattgtttcattttttttgtgggttctaTAAAGGTAGTAAATAAAGCTATTGAAGGAAGGTCAGCTGTATTCTCACAGCCTTGTGGCAAGTCTGGAACTTTTGGAAATGGGATTATTGACAAAGTGATATTAGGGTGCTTGTTGGTTCTGGAAGAGATGAATGGAGCATTTGATGGGGTGGTGATGATTGTGACTTTTAGGCCACGATTTGAGAGGGCTTTCGATATGTCTAGTAAGGGGATCGTGTGGCCTTGAGCCATGTGAGGAAAAATCACTACATGGTGTACTGGTGATAGAGCAGTGGCCATGACTGAAATCGAAGCTTTGTGGATTGTGAGATTGAAGCATACAGTTCCTTATATGCTTTCTgggtatatattatattatataatggGTCAGGCTTTGAAAAGTGAATtcagaaatattattattatatggaCCTTAGGATTTTAATTAACCGTTGGGTGCAACTCTCTGCAGATTTGCCTATATTGTCGTttagtattaatatatataacaagtaaTTAActtcaataaaataacattcgaataaataaaaataaataaataattccaccgactctttattttttttaataaatatataatttaatagttttaatagttattaataaaaattcattttaatcttGTTTATCCAATATTTATTCATTCACGGCAATATTATATTAAAGGCTGAAAATatactcagtttttttttttttttagaatctttaTAAAATGGCTAAATGTAAACAacacttttaaattttggagtatttaaattttacaccaaaaacttatATTCCATTTGTATTAGTAGCCTTGTCGTAATTTTAATGTCACACTCACTCCATTTTAACCATGTCACTTGGCATTATTTTGTGAGAATAGTTTACCAGGAATTTCTTTCATACCAACATGTGGTGATTCATAAAATCATTCACATATATTAAAGCATATgtgtaattaaattatataaataaattacataattcatTAAATAAGTTATTGGGCAAATTACAGCTTATCTA
The sequence above is drawn from the Castanea sativa cultivar Marrone di Chiusa Pesio chromosome 5, ASM4071231v1 genome and encodes:
- the LOC142635854 gene encoding uncharacterized protein LOC142635854, with the translated sequence MSDLVWSTLWRLHIPNKLKIFGWRVCHDILPTRENLARKRIIEDRTCEICTRGDESALHVLWECSVAQDVWAGSIRKLQKGICEVREIRQLVESMIHKLNLEELELFFVQAWLIWSQRNLVLHGGKLQDPTRLVQRAEDFLKEYREDQDIPATGIGAVIRNDSGEVMAAISAKGPAVFDSEEAEVLACRKAVEFAVDSGFYSVIIEGDNCTVMNSIQSMSRTRANISKLGHFYEDIGCIILGLQEVSISCVSRSANTVVHSLARHARIIEDEVAWLELVYGVPGIYAGYNI
- the LOC142633923 gene encoding UDP-glycosyltransferase 90A1-like, giving the protein MATALSPVHHVVIFPHMAQGHTIPLLDISKALSNRGLKVTIITTPSNAPFISSRTNKHPNITLSIIPFPKVPDLPQGCENTADLPSIALFTTFIEPTKKMKQSFEDVLRNMIDGGCPSICVISDFFLGWTLESGHLFDIPRIVSDGMGVFAMVICKSPSLHVPDVKDLSLLDPIDFSVLKFPFTLNKGDIPEMLLNADPNDPSVCLTMELAEADANSWAVIVNSFEEIEGEYVGALESNYFNEAKTYCVGPLLYYDQLDQELDASYIKWLDKYVESNESGSVIYVSFGTQTHLSNDQMDEIAFGLEMAGHPFIWVVRSKTWAPPDGWTKRVKEEGLVVYDWVEQRSILAHPSIGGFLSHCGWNSVLESLANGVPLLTWPMLDISEQALNAKLVTMGLGFGLVVPQRDVGGEKITTIERGVICERVKELMEGVKGRKVKERAQELGQLAWHSVEKGGSRKQLDELIERLTNKNM